From the Halichoerus grypus chromosome 3, mHalGry1.hap1.1, whole genome shotgun sequence genome, one window contains:
- the MTUS1 gene encoding microtubule-associated tumor suppressor 1 isoform X11 — protein MGCSGSKMCLYPPCAATRREEALKQHKTLSQELVHLRGELVTASSTCENLEKARNELQIAYEGFVQKLNQQHQTDLSELENRLKEFYTGECEKFQNIYIEEAEKYKTQLQEQFDNLNAAHETSKLEIEASHSEKIELLKKTYETSLSEIKKSHEMEKKSLEDMLQEKQESLEKQIDDLKSENDALNEKLKSEEQKRISREKANLKNPQIMYLEQELESLKAVLEIKNEKLHQQDIKLMKMEKLVDNNTALVDKLKRFQQENEELKARMDKHMAISRQLSTEQAVLQESLEKESKVNKRLSMENEELLWKLHNGDLCSPKRSPTSAAVPFQSQRNSGSFPSPSISPR, from the exons CGGGAGGAAGCACTGAAACAACACAAAACCCTATCTCAAGAACTTGTTCACCTTCGAGGAGAGCTAG tCACTGCTTCATCTACCTGTGAGAATTTAGAAAAAGCCAGGAATGAGTTGCAAATAGCTTATGAAGGATTTGTGCAGAAGCTAAACCAGCAGCACCAGACTGATCTCTCAGAGCTAGAGAATCGGCTTAAAGAATTTTACACTGGGGAGTGTGAAAAGTTCCAGAATATTTACATTGAAGAAGCAGAGAAGTATAAAACTCAATTGCAAGAGCAG tttGACAACTTAAATGCTGCCCATGAAACCTCTAAGTTGGAAATCGAAGCCAGCCACTCAGAGAAAATCGAATTGCTAAAAAAAACCTATGAAACCTCCCTTTCAG AAATCAAGAAAAGCCATGAAATGGAAAAGAAGTCACTTGAGGATATGCTTCAAGAGAAGCAGGAATCGCTGGAG aaacaaATCGATGATCTGAAGAGTGAAAATGATGCTTTAAATGAAAAGTTGAAATCAGAAGAACAAAAGAGAATAtcaagagagaaagcaaattta AAGAACCCTCAGATCATGTATCTGGAGCAAGAGTTGGAAAGCCTGAAAGCCGTGTTGGAGATCAAGAACGAGAAACTCCACCAGCAGGACATCAAGTTAATGAAAATGGAGAAACTG GTGGACAACAACACAGCGTTGGTTGACAAACTGAAGCGATTCCAGCAGGAGAATGAGGAATTAAAAGCTCGGATGGACAAGCACATGGCGATTTCAAG GcaactctccaccgagcaggccGTTCTGCAGGAGTCACTGGAGAAGGAGTCCAAGGTCAACAAGAGACTGTCCATGGAGAACGAGGAGCTGCTGTGGAAGCTGCACAATGGGGACTTGTGCAGCCCCAAGAGGTCCCCCACATCCGCTGCTGTCCCCTTCCAGTCACAGAGGAACTCcggctccttccccagccccagcatCTCACCCAGATGA